A single region of the Cryptosporangium minutisporangium genome encodes:
- a CDS encoding PAC2 family protein — protein MPDPAELYEIVGDWEPPVGSDADAGPVLMHALDGFLDAGSAAQLAASHLVETLEGEVVARFDIDLLHDYRARRPPMVFVEDHYESYTPPQLVVHALKDSTGVPFFLLTGPEPDVMWERFTTAVGQLADRFGVRLVVGLGGVPMTVPHTRPTTLTTHGTRPDLLRRPNVWRGNLRIPGSASALLELRLGEQGKDAIGFVAHVPHYLASVEFPQASAALLDAVAEETGLLLPVGSLHQAGVTRLREIDAQLADDPQAVGVVKALEEQYDSFVANRQQGELGGELGDNVPSGEELGAELERFLAQLERGEDEGR, from the coding sequence ATGCCGGACCCCGCGGAGCTGTACGAGATCGTCGGCGACTGGGAGCCCCCGGTGGGCTCGGACGCCGATGCGGGCCCGGTGTTGATGCACGCCCTCGACGGGTTCCTCGACGCCGGTTCCGCCGCTCAGCTCGCCGCCAGCCACCTGGTCGAGACGCTCGAGGGCGAGGTCGTCGCCCGGTTCGACATCGACTTGCTGCACGACTACCGCGCCCGCCGTCCTCCGATGGTCTTCGTCGAGGACCACTACGAGTCCTACACCCCGCCCCAGCTGGTGGTGCACGCGTTGAAGGACTCCACGGGCGTGCCGTTCTTCCTGCTCACCGGCCCGGAGCCGGACGTCATGTGGGAGCGGTTCACCACCGCGGTCGGGCAGCTCGCCGACCGGTTCGGCGTCCGGCTGGTGGTCGGCCTCGGCGGTGTTCCGATGACGGTGCCGCACACGCGGCCCACCACGCTCACCACCCACGGCACGCGTCCGGACCTGCTGCGGCGGCCGAACGTGTGGCGCGGGAACCTGCGGATCCCGGGCAGCGCCTCCGCACTGCTGGAGCTGCGCCTCGGCGAGCAGGGCAAGGACGCGATCGGATTCGTCGCCCACGTGCCGCACTACCTCGCCTCGGTGGAGTTCCCGCAGGCGTCCGCCGCGCTGCTCGACGCCGTCGCCGAGGAGACCGGGCTGCTGCTGCCGGTCGGCTCGCTGCACCAGGCAGGCGTGACGCGCCTGCGGGAGATCGACGCCCAGCTGGCGGACGATCCGCAGGCGGTGGGCGTCGTCAAGGCGCTGGAGGAGCAGTACGACTCGTTCGTCGCGAACCGGCAGCAGGGCGAGCTCGGCGGTGAGCTGGGCGACAACGTGCCGAGCGGTGAGGAGCTCGGCGCCGAGCTCGAGCGTTTCCTCGCTCAGCTCGAGCGTGGTGAGGACGAAGGGCGTTGA
- a CDS encoding putative bifunctional diguanylate cyclase/phosphodiesterase gives MTNANLGTDAADRPTPRPVRATPLLTGSLVTLVAAFGWGGYVVSADPEPHVAAAVAWLIVPIAMVLTAEACRRAGRSPRLSTAGRALWSRLPVTLLIFAAGMTANAADAWADHVGNRSAGWFPLTCYALGAAHLVWTLLRVPTGGRPRRELLTLGLDVGAVVVAAALYPLYFWMNQMLYADRVDWLPVVFVAGALEFVAVVIIVKVTVVGTQLVDRTALILLALAVLAGISVAVALQVLGVDDRLESGQLATPAACFLIVCAADRQVRAAGLGTRRADEPQRPPRAWSAIPYVAIAATDVLLLVAVGTEVGFFAASWVVAAAAVLLTGLVVGRQVAALHENGRLLRSLDRTLGEIRSQERRFRALVQNSTDIVLITDRNDRTRFATPSTYRVLGLAPNQLPDLNPMDLIHPEDVESVRAAIDSIAMDPHAAATYQARVRHADGSWRMLEIVSTNLYDDPDVRGLVSNARDVTERRRYQDQLSHQATHDGLTRLPNRTLFLERTREALAQLATAPVTVALIDLDDFKTINDRLGHGAGDELLIALADRLRRTVPPGQVVARLGGDEFAVLLVGSQLEQATALATALIEAFSAPVPAGGHDLLVQASIGLADGRLGDDNTELLRRADVAMYAAKESGKGRYARYDADMDRRSIESARMGAQLRQALDHGELRLVYQPIVALPDGCVTGVEALVRWRTADGQSISPDRFVPVAERNGLIVELGEWALRTACTQAVRWRDRPGGSPLGSVNVNVSARQLREPGFAERVRAILGEVGLEPQRLTVEVTETAVFDGGRALDELRALDDLGVRIALDDFGTGHSSLGLLRTCPVDVLKVDRSFVEGITGTIEQAAIATSLIEIAKGLGLRAVAEGVESAAQAERLYELGYLYAQGFHFAGALEVDQVDALLDHLDRTAARVGGDLTRS, from the coding sequence GTGACGAACGCGAACCTGGGCACCGACGCCGCCGACCGACCGACCCCTCGCCCGGTCCGCGCCACCCCGCTGCTCACCGGCTCGCTCGTCACCCTCGTCGCCGCGTTCGGCTGGGGCGGCTACGTCGTCTCCGCCGATCCCGAGCCGCACGTCGCGGCGGCCGTGGCCTGGCTGATCGTCCCGATCGCGATGGTGCTGACCGCCGAGGCCTGCCGTCGGGCCGGCCGGTCGCCCCGGCTGTCCACGGCCGGTCGCGCGCTGTGGAGCCGGCTCCCGGTGACGCTGCTGATCTTCGCCGCGGGCATGACCGCGAACGCCGCCGACGCCTGGGCCGACCACGTCGGCAACCGGAGCGCCGGCTGGTTTCCGCTGACGTGTTACGCGCTCGGCGCGGCGCACCTCGTCTGGACGCTGCTGCGAGTACCCACCGGCGGACGCCCTCGCCGGGAACTGCTCACGCTCGGGCTGGACGTCGGCGCCGTGGTCGTCGCCGCCGCGCTGTACCCCCTGTACTTCTGGATGAACCAGATGCTCTACGCCGACCGGGTCGACTGGCTGCCCGTGGTGTTCGTGGCGGGCGCGCTGGAGTTCGTCGCGGTCGTGATCATCGTCAAGGTCACGGTCGTCGGCACGCAGCTGGTGGACCGCACCGCGCTCATCCTGCTCGCGCTCGCCGTCCTGGCCGGGATCAGCGTCGCGGTCGCACTCCAGGTGCTCGGCGTCGACGACCGACTCGAGAGCGGCCAGCTGGCGACGCCGGCCGCGTGTTTCCTGATCGTCTGTGCGGCCGACCGGCAAGTCCGGGCCGCCGGGCTCGGCACGCGTCGCGCCGACGAGCCGCAGCGACCGCCGCGGGCCTGGAGCGCGATTCCGTACGTCGCGATCGCCGCCACTGACGTCCTGCTGCTCGTCGCGGTCGGCACCGAGGTCGGGTTCTTCGCCGCGTCCTGGGTCGTCGCGGCGGCCGCCGTGCTGCTGACCGGGCTGGTCGTCGGACGGCAGGTCGCCGCATTGCACGAGAACGGCCGGTTGCTCCGCAGCCTCGATCGGACGCTGGGCGAGATCCGGAGCCAGGAACGGCGGTTCCGGGCGCTGGTCCAGAACTCCACCGACATCGTGCTGATCACCGACCGGAACGACCGCACCCGATTCGCGACCCCGAGCACCTACCGCGTACTCGGACTAGCTCCGAACCAGCTGCCCGACCTCAACCCGATGGACCTGATCCACCCCGAGGACGTCGAGTCGGTACGTGCCGCGATCGACTCGATCGCCATGGATCCGCACGCCGCCGCGACCTACCAGGCTCGGGTACGGCACGCCGACGGGTCGTGGCGGATGCTGGAGATCGTCAGCACGAACCTCTACGACGACCCGGACGTCCGGGGCCTGGTGAGCAACGCCCGGGACGTCACCGAGCGGCGTCGGTACCAGGACCAGCTCAGCCACCAGGCGACGCACGACGGGCTGACCCGGCTGCCGAACCGGACGTTGTTCCTGGAGCGCACCCGGGAAGCACTGGCCCAGCTCGCCACCGCCCCGGTCACCGTGGCGCTCATCGACCTGGACGACTTCAAGACGATCAACGACCGGCTCGGGCACGGGGCCGGCGACGAACTCCTGATCGCGCTCGCCGATCGGCTGCGCCGCACGGTTCCGCCGGGCCAGGTCGTCGCGCGGCTCGGCGGCGACGAGTTCGCGGTCCTGCTCGTCGGCTCCCAGCTCGAGCAGGCGACCGCCCTCGCGACAGCGTTGATCGAGGCGTTCTCCGCGCCGGTCCCGGCGGGCGGCCACGACCTACTGGTCCAGGCCAGCATCGGGCTGGCCGACGGCCGGCTCGGCGACGACAACACCGAGCTCCTGCGCCGGGCCGACGTCGCGATGTACGCCGCCAAGGAGTCCGGGAAGGGCCGGTACGCACGGTACGACGCGGACATGGACCGGCGGAGCATCGAGTCGGCTCGGATGGGCGCTCAGCTGCGGCAGGCCCTCGACCACGGTGAGTTGCGGCTGGTGTACCAGCCGATCGTTGCGCTGCCGGACGGCTGCGTGACGGGGGTCGAGGCGCTGGTGCGGTGGCGGACCGCGGACGGGCAGTCGATCTCGCCGGACCGCTTCGTTCCGGTCGCCGAGCGCAACGGCCTGATCGTCGAGCTGGGGGAGTGGGCGTTGCGGACCGCGTGCACGCAGGCCGTGCGCTGGCGGGACCGGCCGGGCGGATCGCCGCTGGGTAGCGTCAACGTCAACGTGTCCGCTCGGCAGCTCCGCGAGCCCGGCTTCGCCGAGCGGGTGCGGGCGATCCTCGGCGAGGTCGGTCTGGAGCCGCAGCGCCTGACGGTCGAGGTCACCGAGACGGCGGTGTTCGACGGTGGCCGGGCACTCGACGAACTGCGGGCTCTGGACGATCTGGGCGTGCGGATCGCGCTCGACGACTTCGGTACCGGGCACTCGTCCCTCGGACTGCTCCGGACGTGCCCGGTCGACGTCCTCAAGGTCGACAGGTCGTTCGTGGAGGGCATCACCGGGACGATCGAACAAGCGGCGATCGCGACGTCGCTGATCGAGATCGCCAAAGGGCTGGGCTTGCGGGCGGTCGCCGAGGGGGTGGAGAGCGCGGCGCAGGCCGAGCGGCTCTACGAGCTGGGGTACCTGTACGCGCAGGGGTTCCACTTCGCCGGTGCGCTCGAAGTCGACCAGGTGGACGCGTTGCTCGACCATCTCGACCGCACCGCCGCCCGGGTGGGCGGCGACCTGACCCGCTCGTGA
- a CDS encoding cupin domain-containing protein, with protein sequence MTKPVLATALDLEPHPEGGWFRQTWRSPVEFQPAGYPGPRAAATGIYFLLAPGEVSRWHVVRSDELWIWQSGGPLVLTIASAPDADDARDLVLGPDLAAGHQFQGLVPAGQWQAARPAGDSPVLVTCIVAPGFEYEDWQLWAAR encoded by the coding sequence GTGACAAAACCCGTGTTGGCGACGGCGCTCGACCTCGAACCGCACCCGGAAGGTGGCTGGTTCCGGCAGACCTGGCGATCCCCGGTGGAGTTCCAGCCGGCGGGTTATCCGGGTCCGCGGGCGGCGGCCACCGGCATCTACTTCCTGCTCGCGCCCGGCGAGGTGTCGCGGTGGCACGTGGTGCGCTCGGACGAGCTGTGGATCTGGCAGAGCGGTGGCCCGTTGGTGCTCACGATCGCGTCCGCGCCGGATGCGGACGACGCTCGCGACCTGGTGCTCGGACCGGATCTGGCGGCCGGGCACCAGTTCCAGGGGTTGGTGCCCGCCGGCCAGTGGCAAGCCGCCCGCCCCGCCGGCGACAGCCCCGTGCTGGTCACCTGCATCGTCGCCCCAGGCTTCGAATACGAAGACTGGCAACTGTGGGCGGCCCGCTGA
- the csrA gene encoding carbon storage regulator CsrA: MLVLTRRPGESVMVGDDVVITVLEVRGDVVRLGIRAPRSVPVHREEVFLELRAANQEAASSSEDAVEALSRLIGSDGEKG; the protein is encoded by the coding sequence GTGCTCGTGCTGACCCGTCGGCCCGGAGAGAGCGTGATGGTCGGTGATGACGTCGTGATCACCGTGCTCGAGGTCCGGGGGGACGTGGTCCGGCTCGGGATACGGGCTCCCCGCAGTGTGCCGGTGCATCGGGAAGAGGTCTTCCTCGAGCTGCGCGCCGCGAATCAGGAAGCGGCGTCGTCCAGCGAGGATGCGGTCGAGGCGCTCAGTCGTCTGATCGGCAGCGACGGCGAGAAGGGCTGA
- the flgL gene encoding flagellar hook-associated protein FlgL — translation MVIRVTERSLSLNAMRGLQANQARLSKTEEQLTSGKLISKPSDSPTGTMTAMLLRSDMRTQSQYARNAADGVNWLNTIDSTLSSAHDNAQRVRDLTLQGMSAGAGGSETARGAIAAEVEQIREAMIGLANTRYIDRPVFGGTADAPSAYDKDGTFLGNGGPVTRTVAEGTKLRVDVGGEEVFGTGDEQIFKILADVADHLRDDPEQLSTDLQRLDDAMNTIRTAQASVGARSNRIESMQQTANDRHLDLQAQLSEVEDIDLPKTITDMTLQQTAYQAALGATAKVIQPSLMDFLR, via the coding sequence GTGGTCATCCGTGTTACCGAGCGCTCGCTCTCGCTGAACGCGATGCGCGGCCTGCAGGCCAACCAGGCCCGGCTGAGCAAGACCGAGGAGCAGCTGACCAGCGGCAAGCTGATCTCCAAGCCGTCGGACTCGCCGACCGGAACAATGACCGCGATGCTGCTGCGCAGCGACATGCGGACGCAGAGCCAGTACGCGCGGAACGCTGCGGACGGCGTCAACTGGCTCAACACCATCGACTCGACGCTGAGCTCCGCCCACGACAACGCCCAGCGCGTCCGGGACCTCACGTTGCAGGGCATGTCCGCCGGCGCCGGTGGCTCGGAGACCGCCCGGGGCGCGATCGCGGCCGAAGTCGAGCAGATCCGGGAAGCGATGATCGGGCTGGCGAACACCCGGTACATCGACCGGCCGGTGTTCGGCGGCACGGCGGACGCCCCTTCGGCCTACGACAAGGACGGCACCTTCCTCGGTAACGGTGGTCCGGTGACCCGCACCGTGGCCGAGGGCACGAAGCTCCGGGTGGACGTCGGCGGCGAGGAGGTGTTCGGCACCGGCGACGAGCAGATCTTCAAGATCCTCGCCGACGTCGCCGACCACTTGCGGGACGACCCGGAGCAGCTCTCCACCGACCTGCAACGGCTGGACGACGCCATGAACACGATCCGCACCGCGCAAGCCAGCGTCGGCGCGCGGTCGAATCGCATCGAGAGCATGCAGCAGACGGCGAACGACCGTCACCTCGATCTCCAGGCGCAGCTCAGCGAGGTCGAGGACATCGACCTCCCCAAGACCATCACCGACATGACCCTGCAGCAGACCGCCTATCAGGCAGCGCTCGGAGCGACCGCCAAGGTCATCCAGCCCTCCCTGATGGATTTCCTCCGCTAG
- the fliW gene encoding flagellar assembly protein FliW — MSLEMSAQSAEAQAAAAGETLPTIEFVSPMPGFPGRTSFVLVRLDQVGLLNSLRSVDDPELRLITIAPHQFFPEYAPEIDDETIAALGTTDPSQLLVMLIVTAGSSVRDSTANLMAPIVVDPTTMRAAQCVLTGSNLPVRAPLG, encoded by the coding sequence ATGTCCCTCGAGATGTCCGCGCAGTCGGCAGAGGCGCAGGCAGCGGCGGCAGGTGAGACGCTGCCGACGATCGAGTTCGTGTCACCCATGCCAGGGTTCCCGGGTCGGACCAGCTTCGTGCTCGTCCGGCTCGACCAGGTCGGTCTGCTCAACTCACTCCGGTCGGTGGACGACCCGGAGCTGCGTCTGATCACGATCGCGCCGCATCAGTTCTTCCCGGAGTACGCACCGGAGATCGACGACGAGACGATTGCTGCCCTCGGGACCACGGACCCGAGCCAGCTGCTCGTCATGTTGATCGTGACTGCCGGTAGCTCCGTGCGGGACTCGACGGCGAACCTGATGGCACCGATCGTCGTCGACCCGACGACGATGCGGGCCGCGCAATGTGTGCTGACCGGGAGCAACCTGCCGGTCCGCGCTCCCCTCGGCTAG
- a CDS encoding flagellar protein FlgN, whose product MLELLLFKLEEEQLVLASARTRWLAHATREVELVLEQIRQVEVLRAAEVEVVAALLGLPPNPSLSALAEAAPDPWGKLFAEHRKAFLTLTAEITALADANRDLLTSGHRAVRETLLTVGGAVETYGPRGGTVTTGVRPRLVDEAM is encoded by the coding sequence ATGCTGGAACTGCTGCTCTTCAAGCTCGAAGAGGAGCAGCTGGTCCTGGCGTCGGCCCGCACCCGCTGGCTCGCTCACGCGACCCGTGAGGTTGAGCTCGTGCTGGAGCAGATCCGCCAGGTCGAGGTGCTGCGGGCCGCCGAGGTCGAGGTGGTCGCGGCGCTGCTCGGACTGCCGCCCAACCCGAGCCTCTCTGCACTCGCCGAAGCTGCTCCGGACCCGTGGGGAAAGCTGTTCGCCGAGCACCGGAAAGCCTTTCTGACTCTGACCGCCGAGATCACCGCCCTTGCCGACGCGAACCGTGACCTGCTCACGTCCGGCCACCGCGCGGTCCGCGAAACCTTGCTGACGGTCGGCGGCGCCGTCGAAACCTACGGTCCCCGCGGTGGCACGGTCACCACCGGCGTACGTCCTCGACTCGTCGATGAGGCGATGTAG
- the flgK gene encoding flagellar hook-associated protein FlgK: MSSTFSGISTALSSLRAQRQGLDVAGQNIANVNTAGYSRQRTEMTSVEGVSDVPTIWAKQDPVGSGVNVGDITRIRDELLEGRIRTEHGHNAYLSGQNEVYDNIQTVFKEPSDTGLQERLSTFWSDWQDLSNTPGDNAVRTKVLQQGGAVATALNDAHTQLDTIWSSSRVAATSQINEINSAVTEIASLNKGIMQAKVGGLPANELADRRDGLVLKLADLAGATATLRDTGAVDVSLFGSTLVSGSSSRSLTLGGAATMADQAAGNPASVSFTDNGQPAIVTSGELGSSLEALNKVVPKYAKSLDDVATKLISTVNDIHSAGYNKSGWAGGPFFSGEDARTVAVAITDTDDVAASSTSDGRLDGGNADALGDLAVSGTGPDVTYRQLVADLGVTAKSATLKAETQSTITADLDSTHEATSGVSLDEEMSNLLQYQRAYEAAAKLMNTIDSTLNTLINNTGR, encoded by the coding sequence ATGTCCAGTACCTTCTCCGGAATCTCCACCGCGCTGAGCTCGTTGCGGGCGCAGCGTCAAGGCCTCGACGTCGCCGGTCAGAACATCGCGAACGTCAACACCGCGGGCTACAGTCGGCAGCGCACCGAGATGACCTCGGTGGAGGGCGTCTCGGACGTCCCGACGATCTGGGCCAAGCAAGACCCGGTCGGCAGCGGCGTGAACGTCGGCGACATCACCCGGATCCGTGACGAGCTGCTCGAAGGCCGCATCCGGACCGAGCACGGGCACAACGCGTACCTGTCCGGGCAGAACGAGGTCTACGACAACATCCAAACCGTCTTCAAGGAACCCAGCGATACCGGGCTGCAGGAGCGGCTGTCCACGTTCTGGTCCGACTGGCAGGACCTCTCCAACACCCCGGGCGACAACGCGGTGCGGACGAAGGTGCTGCAGCAGGGTGGCGCGGTCGCCACCGCGCTGAACGACGCGCACACCCAGCTCGACACGATCTGGAGTTCCTCCCGGGTGGCCGCGACCTCGCAGATCAACGAGATCAACTCCGCGGTGACCGAGATCGCCAGCCTCAACAAAGGCATCATGCAGGCGAAAGTCGGCGGGTTGCCCGCCAACGAGCTCGCCGACCGCCGGGACGGGCTGGTGCTGAAGTTGGCCGACCTGGCGGGCGCCACCGCGACGCTCCGGGACACCGGCGCGGTGGACGTGTCGTTGTTCGGCTCGACGCTGGTCAGCGGGAGCTCCTCCCGCTCGCTCACGCTCGGTGGCGCCGCGACCATGGCCGATCAGGCCGCGGGCAATCCGGCCTCGGTCAGCTTCACCGACAACGGCCAGCCCGCGATCGTTACGTCCGGCGAACTCGGCTCGTCGCTGGAGGCGCTCAACAAGGTCGTCCCGAAGTACGCGAAGTCACTGGACGACGTGGCGACGAAGCTGATCAGCACGGTGAATGACATCCACAGCGCCGGGTACAACAAGAGCGGCTGGGCCGGCGGTCCGTTCTTCAGCGGCGAGGACGCGCGCACGGTCGCGGTCGCGATCACCGACACCGACGACGTCGCAGCGTCGTCCACGTCCGACGGACGCCTCGACGGTGGAAACGCCGACGCGCTCGGGGATCTCGCGGTCTCCGGTACCGGGCCGGACGTCACCTACCGCCAATTGGTCGCGGACCTCGGCGTCACCGCGAAGAGCGCGACGCTGAAGGCGGAGACGCAATCGACGATCACCGCTGACCTCGACAGCACGCACGAGGCGACGTCCGGGGTCAGCCTCGACGAGGAGATGTCGAACCTCCTCCAGTACCAGCGGGCCTACGAGGCCGCGGCGAAGTTGATGAACACGATCGACTCGACGCTCAACACCCTGATCAACAACACCGGCCGGTAA